The Streptomyces sp. NBC_00224 genome has a window encoding:
- a CDS encoding PadR family transcriptional regulator, with product MLELAILGFLYEAPLHGYELRKRITALTGHVRPVAESTLYPAIKRLEKAGLLARETQPGAVAAPRHTLTLTAEGRAELVRRLAEPEQVEITDENRWFTLLAFLRHLPEPARQAEVLRRRLRFLEEPASFFYEGERPLRAEELDDPFRQGILTVARATSAAELKWLRATLRSLGSPEPGGATDTADATGATGSRGSNRS from the coding sequence ATGCTTGAGCTCGCCATCCTGGGATTTCTGTACGAAGCGCCGCTGCACGGCTATGAGCTGCGCAAACGGATCACCGCGCTGACCGGGCACGTACGACCTGTTGCCGAGAGCACGCTCTATCCGGCGATCAAGCGGCTGGAGAAGGCGGGGCTACTGGCGCGGGAGACGCAGCCCGGCGCGGTGGCTGCGCCCCGCCACACGCTCACGCTCACCGCCGAGGGCAGGGCGGAGCTGGTGCGGCGGCTCGCGGAACCCGAGCAGGTCGAGATCACGGACGAGAACCGGTGGTTCACGCTGCTCGCGTTTCTGCGGCACCTGCCCGAGCCCGCCCGGCAGGCCGAGGTGCTGCGGCGACGACTGCGCTTCCTTGAGGAGCCCGCGAGCTTCTTCTACGAAGGCGAACGGCCGCTCAGGGCAGAGGAGTTGGACGACCCGTTCCGGCAGGGGATTCTTACCGTGGCCCGGGCCACGAGTGCGGCGGAGTTGAAGTGGCTGCGTGCCACGCTCCGGTCGCTTGGATCACCCGAACCGGGCGGTGCGACCGATACGGCCGACGCAACCGGCGCAACGGGGTCGCGCGGCTCGAACCGCTCGTGA
- a CDS encoding alpha/beta fold hydrolase, whose translation MRQTAFDKQGSQIRWTESEGLPELGGLPEAERVETGRPEAEASRGERGPNAPKPPLVYVHGLGSTSTVYHAHIAADPRLATRRQLFVDLPGHGISDRPADFGYSLEEHADALAAALDAAGAAGADIAGHSMGGAVAIVLAARRPDLVSRLVLTEANLDPHPTPTAGSSGIATYTEDDFVHGGGFAAVLDRIGPLWAATMRLADPLALHRTALGLVRGTQPTMRHLLMGLPIDRTYLVGDVDNDLPGREELTASGVHIEVVPNAGHNIMFDNPQAFINAVAGGSSPAAGRYQS comes from the coding sequence GTGCGACAGACGGCATTCGACAAGCAGGGCAGTCAGATCCGCTGGACCGAGTCGGAGGGACTGCCCGAGTTGGGGGGACTGCCTGAGGCGGAGCGGGTCGAGACGGGTCGACCGGAGGCGGAGGCGAGCCGTGGCGAACGCGGCCCGAACGCCCCCAAGCCGCCACTCGTGTACGTACACGGCCTCGGCTCGACATCAACCGTCTACCACGCCCACATCGCCGCCGACCCCCGCCTCGCCACCCGCAGGCAACTGTTCGTGGACCTGCCCGGCCACGGCATCAGCGACCGCCCGGCCGACTTCGGCTACAGCCTGGAGGAGCACGCCGACGCCCTCGCCGCCGCACTCGACGCGGCGGGCGCCGCCGGAGCCGACATCGCCGGGCACAGCATGGGCGGCGCCGTGGCCATCGTGCTCGCCGCCCGCCGCCCCGACCTCGTGTCCCGCCTCGTCCTCACCGAGGCCAACCTCGACCCCCACCCCACCCCGACGGCCGGGAGCAGCGGAATCGCCACATACACCGAGGACGACTTCGTCCACGGCGGCGGCTTTGCGGCCGTCCTCGACCGCATCGGGCCGCTGTGGGCGGCGACGATGAGGCTCGCCGACCCGCTCGCGCTGCACCGCACCGCCCTCGGCCTGGTACGCGGCACCCAGCCCACCATGCGCCACCTCCTGATGGGCCTGCCGATCGACCGCACCTACCTGGTAGGCGACGTCGACAACGACCTCCCCGGCCGCGAAGAACTCACCGCCTCGGGCGTCCACATAGAGGTCGTACCGAACGCCGGCCACAACATCATGTTCGACAACCCCCAGGCCTTCATCAACGCGGTGGCAGGCGGCAGCAGTCCGGCGGCGGGCCGCTACCAGTCCTGA
- a CDS encoding class I SAM-dependent methyltransferase yields MADDHMHVQEFFGARAADWDSRFPDDGPAYAAAVAELGLRSGAVVLDAGCGTGRALPPLRDAVGPGGTVLGLDLTPEMLEAAVRAGRGRAGWLALGDVTRLPLRAGGLDAVFGAGLISHLPEPEANLRELARVVRPGGQLALFHPIGRAALAARQGRQITPDDLRAEPQLRPLLAEAGWRMVSYVDEDARFLAIAVREG; encoded by the coding sequence ATGGCCGATGACCACATGCACGTTCAGGAATTCTTCGGAGCTCGGGCAGCGGACTGGGACAGCCGCTTTCCGGACGACGGGCCGGCGTACGCGGCGGCGGTCGCGGAGCTGGGGCTGCGATCCGGAGCCGTCGTACTGGACGCCGGGTGCGGGACGGGACGCGCACTGCCGCCGCTCCGGGACGCGGTGGGACCCGGTGGCACGGTGCTCGGCCTCGACCTGACACCCGAGATGCTGGAAGCGGCGGTACGGGCCGGGCGTGGCCGGGCCGGGTGGCTGGCGCTTGGCGATGTGACCAGGCTGCCGCTGCGAGCCGGGGGGCTGGATGCGGTGTTCGGAGCGGGCCTGATCTCACACCTTCCGGAACCGGAGGCGAATCTCCGGGAGTTGGCGCGGGTGGTGCGGCCGGGTGGACAGTTGGCGCTCTTCCACCCCATCGGACGCGCGGCCCTCGCCGCACGCCAGGGACGGCAGATCACACCGGACGACCTCCGGGCGGAGCCGCAGTTGCGGCCACTGCTCGCGGAGGCGGGCTGGCGGATGGTGTCGTACGTGGACGAGGACGCGCGCTTTCTTGCGATTGCCGTGCGGGAGGGGTGA
- a CDS encoding MHYT domain-containing protein — protein sequence MGHLDHAAFGWLTPVLSYAMACIGAALGLRCTVRALSATGRSRRNWLVTAASAIGTGIWTMHFVAMLGFAVTGTDIRYNVPLTLLSLLVAMLVVGAGVFAVGYGKDRTRALLLGGLTTGLGVASMHYLGMAALRLHGQVHYDPALVGLSVLIAVVAATAALWAGLNIKSPAAVAVAALVMGAAVSSMHYTGMIAVSVHVTPSGADLPGATAMQFIFPLAVGLGSYLFITSAFVALSPTAGERSAYRSAELTDVDVPLASPRDAIAP from the coding sequence ATGGGACACCTGGACCACGCCGCCTTCGGCTGGCTGACCCCCGTGCTGTCGTACGCGATGGCCTGTATCGGCGCTGCCCTCGGGCTGCGCTGCACCGTCAGGGCGCTCTCGGCGACTGGCCGCTCCCGCCGCAACTGGCTTGTCACGGCGGCGTCCGCGATCGGCACCGGCATCTGGACCATGCACTTCGTGGCGATGCTCGGCTTCGCCGTCACCGGCACGGACATTCGCTACAACGTGCCACTCACCCTCCTCAGCCTCCTCGTCGCGATGCTCGTCGTCGGCGCCGGGGTCTTCGCTGTCGGCTACGGCAAGGACCGAACCCGGGCCCTACTGCTGGGCGGCCTCACAACCGGCCTCGGCGTCGCCAGCATGCATTACCTCGGCATGGCGGCCCTGCGACTGCATGGCCAGGTCCACTACGACCCCGCGCTCGTAGGTCTCTCCGTGCTCATCGCGGTCGTCGCCGCCACCGCAGCCCTGTGGGCCGGACTAAACATCAAGTCGCCTGCCGCTGTTGCCGTCGCAGCCCTGGTCATGGGCGCGGCCGTGAGCAGCATGCACTACACCGGCATGATCGCCGTGAGTGTGCACGTCACCCCGTCTGGCGCAGATCTGCCCGGAGCGACTGCCATGCAGTTCATCTTCCCCCTCGCGGTCGGTCTCGGCTCCTATCTCTTCATCACCTCCGCCTTCGTCGCGCTCTCGCCCACCGCCGGTGAGCGCAGCGCCTACCGTTCCGCCGAACTCACTGATGTGGACGTGCCGCTGGCTTCCCCTCGTGACGCGATCGCCCCCTGA
- a CDS encoding nitrate- and nitrite sensing domain-containing protein produces MRTPRKAPGAAPGPLPPSPSPARGRRAHAGPPAAEDHSAGAGRIEGPGVYERVVRARTESGEPGDPGVRGRLRPTTVRAKIVSLLMVPVVSLLALWGFATVTTAQDVSALRQLRRVDEQVRTPVAAAVAELQAERRAAVRYLASPADDRAAAFTQQAKRTDGALAELRLGDKNTVADGGDLPGGAADRLRQFVSRARQLPALRANALGRKAGWGAAYQQYTDTIALAYDVTGALTGIKDGSLGSDARVVHEFSRAAEMLAREDALLSSAQLARTFTFAHHTAFAGAVASRRTLTEAAAADLDGAERAAWRTLSGQPAYAALRAAEDKVLTATPGRDAAQAVPEASWDDSLTTVQKGMRDIESGAARDVVGRADPFARGLLTPAGAAVLFGLVAVAASLVISVRIGRGLVVELVSLRNTALEIARRKLPAAMGRLRAGEDLDVEAEAPQGPASEDEIGQVGEALGTVHRAALAAAVERAELASGISGVFVNLARRSQVLVHRQLNLLDNMERRAEDPGELGDLFRLDHLTTRMRRHAESLIILSGAAPGRAWSVPVPLTSVVRAAVSEVEDYARVEVRQLPEAAVTGGAVADLTHLLAELVENAAQFSPPHTKVRVSGEPVGNGYALEIEDRGLGMGRESLDEANHRIEHSEAVHLFDTDRLGLFVVSRLAARHGIKVQLRTSPYGGTTAVVLLPTALLDSAITAVARQATRSGPDAERVPLARSGAERDDRAPTAAGQEQRRTLAPAPGPLSERADDDRLESPNTVASTAPAAVRPALVAQPGTPSTRAATVPATVPAPPPGVATLRQRARTVAPDSAHGDGLPRRVRQASLAPQLREAPTEEPPTDEAADTRTPELVRDRMTAYMGGWARGGASHGGVSRVGVAQGTTSRAGAIGADTDRTTTGPSTVEGACGDDHTSEGDHA; encoded by the coding sequence GTGCGCACACCCCGCAAGGCCCCGGGCGCCGCCCCTGGGCCGCTTCCCCCGTCACCCTCACCCGCACGCGGCCGACGCGCGCACGCCGGGCCGCCCGCTGCCGAGGACCACTCCGCAGGGGCCGGCCGGATCGAGGGTCCAGGGGTGTATGAGCGAGTTGTTCGCGCTCGCACGGAATCAGGGGAGCCGGGGGATCCAGGGGTGCGCGGGCGGCTCCGCCCGACGACCGTCCGGGCCAAGATCGTGTCTCTGCTGATGGTTCCGGTCGTCTCGCTGCTGGCCCTCTGGGGATTCGCCACCGTCACGACCGCGCAGGACGTCTCGGCCCTACGCCAGTTGCGCCGCGTCGACGAGCAGGTGCGCACGCCCGTGGCCGCTGCGGTCGCTGAGCTCCAGGCTGAACGGCGAGCGGCGGTAAGGTACTTGGCCTCCCCGGCCGACGACCGTGCGGCCGCGTTCACCCAGCAGGCCAAGCGCACCGACGGCGCGCTCGCCGAGCTTCGCCTCGGTGACAAGAACACCGTCGCGGACGGCGGCGACCTTCCCGGCGGCGCGGCCGACCGGCTGCGGCAGTTCGTGTCCCGCGCCCGGCAACTGCCGGCCCTGCGGGCGAACGCCCTTGGCCGGAAGGCGGGCTGGGGTGCCGCCTACCAGCAGTACACCGACACCATCGCTCTCGCCTACGACGTGACCGGTGCGCTCACCGGTATCAAGGACGGCTCACTCGGCTCCGACGCGCGCGTGGTCCACGAGTTCAGCCGTGCGGCGGAAATGCTCGCCCGTGAGGACGCCCTGCTCAGTTCGGCCCAGCTCGCGCGCACGTTCACCTTTGCCCATCACACCGCATTCGCCGGTGCCGTCGCCTCGCGCCGCACTCTCACGGAAGCCGCCGCAGCCGACCTGGACGGCGCGGAACGCGCCGCCTGGCGCACCCTGAGCGGGCAGCCCGCGTACGCAGCGCTCCGCGCAGCCGAGGACAAGGTGCTGACCGCGACGCCCGGACGCGACGCGGCCCAGGCCGTACCGGAGGCTTCCTGGGACGACTCGCTCACCACTGTTCAGAAGGGCATGCGCGACATCGAGTCCGGTGCCGCGCGCGATGTCGTGGGCCGGGCCGATCCGTTCGCCCGAGGGCTGCTCACCCCGGCCGGGGCGGCCGTCCTCTTCGGACTGGTGGCTGTGGCCGCCTCCCTGGTCATCTCCGTCCGGATCGGCCGCGGTCTCGTCGTCGAACTGGTCAGCCTGCGCAACACGGCCCTGGAGATCGCCCGGCGCAAACTCCCCGCTGCCATGGGTCGGTTGCGGGCGGGCGAAGACCTCGACGTCGAGGCCGAAGCACCCCAGGGCCCGGCGTCCGAGGACGAGATCGGCCAGGTCGGGGAGGCGCTCGGCACCGTACACCGGGCCGCGCTGGCCGCCGCCGTGGAACGCGCCGAACTCGCCAGCGGCATCTCGGGGGTCTTCGTCAACCTCGCCCGCCGCAGTCAGGTCCTCGTCCACAGACAGCTCAACCTCCTCGACAACATGGAACGCCGTGCCGAAGACCCGGGGGAGCTGGGCGACCTGTTCCGCCTCGACCACCTCACCACCCGGATGCGCCGCCACGCGGAGAGCCTGATCATCCTGTCCGGGGCCGCCCCCGGGCGCGCCTGGAGCGTGCCCGTCCCGCTCACGAGCGTCGTACGGGCGGCGGTGTCCGAAGTCGAGGACTACGCGCGCGTAGAGGTGCGCCAGCTTCCCGAGGCGGCCGTCACCGGAGGCGCCGTCGCCGACCTCACCCATCTGCTGGCCGAACTCGTCGAGAACGCGGCGCAGTTCTCTCCTCCCCACACCAAGGTGCGCGTCAGCGGTGAACCCGTCGGCAACGGCTACGCCCTGGAGATCGAGGACCGGGGCCTGGGCATGGGCAGAGAGAGCCTCGACGAGGCGAACCACCGGATCGAACACTCTGAAGCCGTCCACCTCTTCGACACCGACCGCCTCGGCCTCTTCGTGGTCAGCCGACTTGCCGCACGGCACGGCATCAAGGTCCAGCTGCGCACCTCGCCGTACGGCGGCACCACTGCCGTCGTCCTTCTGCCCACGGCGCTGCTGGACAGCGCCATCACGGCCGTCGCGCGACAGGCAACGCGCTCTGGCCCCGACGCGGAGCGGGTACCGCTTGCCAGGTCCGGCGCAGAGCGCGATGACCGAGCGCCCACTGCCGCGGGACAGGAACAACGTAGGACGCTCGCCCCGGCGCCGGGCCCTCTGTCCGAAAGGGCAGACGACGATCGCCTTGAGAGCCCCAACACGGTCGCCTCCACCGCGCCGGCTGCGGTGCGCCCCGCCCTCGTCGCCCAGCCCGGTACTCCATCCACGCGCGCGGCGACCGTGCCCGCGACGGTCCCCGCGCCGCCGCCCGGTGTGGCCACGCTGCGTCAGCGGGCCCGGACTGTCGCTCCCGACAGCGCCCATGGGGACGGACTTCCGCGCCGCGTACGCCAGGCGAGCCTCGCCCCCCAACTGCGCGAAGCCCCCACCGAGGAACCCCCGACCGACGAAGCCGCCGACACGCGCACTCCGGAGCTGGTCCGGGACCGTATGACCGCGTACATGGGCGGCTGGGCCCGTGGCGGCGCTTCCCATGGAGGTGTCTCCCGTGTCGGCGTGGCCCAAGGCACAACCTCTCGCGCCGGTGCGATCGGTGCCGATACCGATCGCACCACCACCGGCCCTTCCACCGTCGAAGGCGCCTGCGGCGACGACCACACGAGCGAAGGAGACCATGCATGA
- a CDS encoding roadblock/LC7 domain-containing protein — protein sequence MIDHQRLDSPLRAGEVDWLLDDLVLRVGEVRHAVVLSNDGLAVGASNGLSREDAEHLAAVASGFHSLAKGAGRHFHTGGVRQTMVEMDEGFLFVAAAGDGSCLAVLSGLTSDIGLIAYEMARLVKRVGEHLHTPPRHTARPPAAG from the coding sequence ATGATCGACCACCAGAGGCTCGATTCCCCGCTTCGCGCCGGGGAAGTCGACTGGCTGCTCGACGACCTGGTCCTGCGGGTCGGAGAGGTCCGGCACGCCGTCGTACTGTCCAACGACGGACTGGCCGTCGGCGCGTCCAACGGCCTCAGCCGCGAGGACGCCGAGCATCTCGCGGCCGTCGCCTCGGGGTTCCACAGTCTCGCCAAGGGAGCCGGACGCCACTTCCACACCGGAGGTGTGCGACAGACGATGGTCGAGATGGACGAAGGTTTCCTCTTCGTCGCCGCGGCCGGGGACGGTTCCTGCCTCGCCGTGCTGAGCGGCCTCACCTCGGACATCGGGCTCATCGCCTACGAGATGGCCCGCCTCGTCAAGCGTGTAGGCGAGCATCTGCACACCCCGCCCCGGCACACCGCGCGGCCGCCGGCCGCTGGTTGA
- a CDS encoding DUF742 domain-containing protein gives MTEYEEAARGPVGNRWYDADAGPLVRPYAMTGGRTEPAAGGIRLDFIALVSMATDAPGAAEESLLGPEHRSLLTLCRTETQSVAELAADADLPVGVVRVLIGDLLEAGHISVHRPVPPAQLPDEKILREVIDGLRAL, from the coding sequence ATGACCGAGTACGAGGAGGCCGCCCGGGGTCCGGTGGGAAACCGCTGGTACGACGCCGACGCGGGTCCGCTCGTCCGCCCGTACGCCATGACGGGCGGCCGCACCGAGCCGGCCGCCGGTGGCATCCGGCTCGACTTCATCGCCCTGGTCTCCATGGCGACCGACGCGCCGGGCGCCGCCGAGGAGTCGTTGCTGGGGCCCGAACACCGGTCCCTGCTCACCCTGTGCCGGACGGAGACCCAGTCGGTCGCCGAACTGGCCGCCGACGCGGATCTGCCCGTCGGGGTCGTCCGGGTCCTCATCGGCGACCTCCTCGAAGCCGGTCACATCAGCGTGCACCGGCCCGTACCGCCGGCGCAGTTGCCCGACGAGAAGATCCTGAGAGAAGTGATCGATGGCCTCCGAGCACTCTGA
- a CDS encoding ATP/GTP-binding protein, with translation MASEHSDPTPALALKILVAGGFGVGKTTLVGAVSEIRPLRTEELLSEAGESVDDTDGVDHKTTTTVAMDFGRITIRSGLSLYLFGTPGQDRFWFLWDELSQGTLGAVVLADTRRLEDCFPAVDYFEHRRIPFVVAVNCFAGSRAYGAHEVSQALDLDQGTPVVLCDARDRDSGKEVLIRLVEYAGRVHTARLLDSVG, from the coding sequence ATGGCCTCCGAGCACTCTGACCCCACTCCCGCCCTCGCGCTGAAAATACTGGTCGCGGGCGGATTCGGGGTCGGCAAGACCACCCTCGTCGGCGCCGTGAGCGAGATTCGGCCCCTGCGCACCGAAGAACTGCTCAGCGAGGCGGGTGAGAGCGTCGACGACACCGATGGCGTCGACCACAAGACGACCACCACGGTGGCCATGGACTTCGGCCGCATCACCATCCGGTCGGGTCTGTCGCTCTACCTTTTCGGTACCCCTGGACAGGACCGCTTCTGGTTCCTGTGGGACGAGTTGTCGCAGGGCACGCTCGGCGCGGTCGTCCTGGCCGACACACGCCGCCTGGAGGACTGTTTTCCCGCCGTCGACTACTTCGAGCACCGCCGCATCCCGTTCGTCGTCGCCGTCAACTGCTTCGCGGGCTCGCGCGCCTACGGTGCCCATGAGGTCTCCCAGGCCCTCGACCTCGACCAGGGCACCCCCGTCGTGCTGTGCGACGCCCGCGACCGCGACTCCGGAAAGGAGGTTCTGATCCGCCTCGTCGAGTACGCCGGGCGCGTTCACACCGCCCGGCTGCTCGACTCCGTCGGGTGA
- a CDS encoding roadblock/LC7 domain-containing protein, protein MALNKELDWLLDDLTKRVEHVRHAIVLSNDGLVTGASADLPREDAEHLAAVSSGLHSLAKGSGRHFRAGRVRQTMVEFDEAVLFVTAAGDGSCLCVLGTAEADIGQIAYEMTLLVNRVGEHLGVAARRPGPPVSGL, encoded by the coding sequence ATGGCACTGAACAAGGAACTCGACTGGCTGCTCGACGACCTGACCAAGCGGGTCGAGCACGTGCGGCATGCCATCGTCCTGTCCAACGACGGTCTGGTCACCGGCGCCAGCGCCGATCTGCCCCGCGAGGACGCGGAACACCTCGCCGCGGTGTCCTCGGGGCTGCACAGCCTGGCCAAGGGGTCCGGCCGGCACTTCCGGGCCGGCCGGGTGCGACAGACGATGGTCGAGTTCGACGAAGCGGTCCTCTTCGTCACGGCGGCCGGCGACGGGAGTTGTCTGTGCGTGCTGGGCACCGCCGAGGCCGACATCGGCCAGATCGCGTACGAGATGACGCTGCTGGTCAATCGTGTCGGTGAGCACCTCGGCGTCGCGGCCCGGCGGCCCGGCCCCCCGGTTTCCGGCCTCTGA
- a CDS encoding DUF6397 family protein, protein MTTTTTAEVSGKTAALGRAAQQLELKRGEFDLAVQLGHVRTVREDLSARPRVAQEEIERIRSAEGFPEALRERVRVVGTAEASQLLDVPAHRFTRLARGGHFTPVKCYLNRYRAVVWLYLAEEVTDLALRYPELLNDRQLPKETLVRLGAGEDRRPRNWRGRRAAMLLQQTEDPWERAAGIASALDAAHLAEVVTDPYERAYLSRLRPETVRVGPDSPAAREIIERLQLAQDPDEVLWYRMDLAQHLGTARSARQAPRPEWGRPAIDAAVTARPVQVRGPAPTPGPAEPKQSAPKQSDLRQSEPKGRELEPVGVERVEPRAGHGRLRRGLARLRRPRASARSTTTAP, encoded by the coding sequence ATGACCACCACGACCACGGCCGAAGTGAGCGGAAAGACAGCCGCGTTGGGCCGAGCGGCCCAGCAACTGGAGCTGAAACGCGGCGAATTCGACCTCGCCGTGCAGCTCGGCCATGTCCGCACCGTGCGGGAAGACCTCAGCGCGCGCCCACGGGTCGCCCAGGAAGAGATCGAGCGGATCCGTTCGGCCGAAGGCTTCCCGGAAGCGCTGCGTGAGCGAGTCCGTGTGGTGGGCACGGCGGAGGCATCGCAGCTGCTCGACGTTCCCGCCCACCGTTTCACACGGCTCGCCCGCGGGGGCCACTTCACGCCGGTCAAGTGTTACCTCAACCGCTATAGGGCTGTCGTCTGGCTCTACCTCGCGGAGGAGGTGACCGACCTGGCCCTTCGGTATCCGGAGCTGCTCAACGACCGGCAGCTGCCCAAGGAGACGCTGGTCCGACTGGGCGCGGGCGAGGACCGGCGGCCGCGCAACTGGCGCGGCCGCCGCGCCGCCATGCTGCTGCAGCAGACCGAGGACCCCTGGGAGCGCGCCGCAGGCATCGCCTCCGCGCTCGACGCCGCGCATCTGGCAGAGGTGGTCACGGACCCCTATGAGCGGGCGTATCTGAGCCGGCTCCGACCTGAAACGGTCCGGGTCGGCCCGGATTCGCCCGCCGCTCGGGAGATCATCGAGCGGCTGCAACTGGCCCAGGACCCGGACGAGGTGCTGTGGTACCGCATGGATCTCGCCCAGCACCTGGGCACCGCCCGCTCGGCCCGTCAGGCACCGAGGCCGGAGTGGGGGCGACCCGCGATCGATGCGGCTGTCACCGCGCGCCCGGTCCAGGTGCGTGGGCCTGCTCCCACTCCCGGACCGGCGGAACCCAAGCAGAGTGCGCCCAAGCAGAGTGACCTCAGGCAGAGCGAACCCAAGGGGAGGGAACTTGAGCCGGTCGGGGTCGAGCGGGTGGAGCCGAGGGCCGGCCACGGAAGGCTGAGGCGCGGCCTGGCACGCTTGCGGCGGCCCAGGGCGTCCGCCCGCTCGACGACCACCGCGCCCTGA